From Geitlerinema sp. PCC 9228, one genomic window encodes:
- a CDS encoding helix-turn-helix domain-containing protein, with protein sequence MLTLSYKFKFKPTCRQIPAIESWLEICRQEVGNDGLRERQDWVKSRKLPVNACRLGGKYIIPANPPRPTYAS encoded by the coding sequence ATGTTGACTCTCAGCTACAAATTTAAATTCAAGCCGACATGCCGCCAGATTCCTGCCATCGAGTCGTGGTTGGAAATCTGTCGGCAAGAAGTTGGCAATGATGGGCTGAGAGAACGCCAAGATTGGGTAAAATCCCGAAAATTGCCTGTCAACGCCTGTCGTCTGGGAGGCAAGTACATCATTCCTGCCAATCCCCCTCGTCCTACCTATGCCAGTTAG